The following nucleotide sequence is from Pochonia chlamydosporia 170 chromosome 4, whole genome shotgun sequence.
TGGAGCTGAATGGATGGCCTGGGCCGATGAGGCGGCAGGCTCGGATGTCTTTCCTCATATAGGCTACGGACTCAAGGGATGGGCGTTTTGGTTACGAGACCGACAGCTGTCAAAGATCTTGATGGATGGCATTCCCAGCCCACATCAGTTCCGCTTGTTTGATAATGGCCAGAGGAGGGCATGGAGTGGAGCAAGGGATGAGATTTTGCGAATAAATATTACAGATGTAGCTGAACAGAGCTAGAAAGTGTGTCACGCACACTTTCGCTCTGCGTGTAGTTTATGACCATATGGCCCCATTGAGATGTTTACAAGATATCATTCCCCATACTGTCAGGCGGTCGTATTCATGTGTGAATAATATGAATCAATTATAAAAATGCAGTATCCTAGCCACCAAGACGCCGTCGCAAATGCTACTGTTTTCCTACTCCGCCGTGCAAGTCGGCTATAAAGCTTGCCCAAACACCACACCGGGTTGTCTCTTGTCTCCTAGCGGCCGTGGTACACCACTCGGGTGCGAAAATTCTGATGATCTGGGGTGGTCCCAACTGATAATGTTATTGGCCTGTGTTTGCACTGCTTTGGAGGAGGCACCGCCGGCATGTATCACACTCCAGCCGCTCACACTCACGCCACTGGTATATCGAGATGACGGGCCACTATCGGGCTGAGCACTGTACGTCGAACTTGCTGCCGTACGTCGAGGCATTTCTGGTATGGGGCTCTGGCCGGATATTAAACGGCTTTCAATCTCCAGGTCAAACGGATCTGAGCGAAACTTGTTCCGTTTATTGGTAAATGAATCGACGCTTTGTATAGATTCTCGGTGGACCGAATGTGGTCTCGACGGAGCTGGTGGCACGCTTGGGTATTGAGACGCTCTAACAGTCGCACTAAGGGATCTTCCACGAGATGTACGGGAGTCGGCTGCACCGGCATTGCCTGAGTCCTTGCTCTGGTTCCCCCATGGCATGTCAAATACAAGAGCAGTCGCAGGTAATGATGGTAGTTGGGGGGCCACGTCGACAGCGTTCCTATCTGAGAAGGGGTTCGAAGGCTCGATCTGGCGTTGCCCAAGTCCAAAATTAGGTTGGTTCGTGCCAATGGTATTTGAGTTGTCCCGGGAGTGCCCATTATACCTCAGAGGAGCATATTCAGTATATTCCTGGTTGTTAATACGGCCCCGACCTAATAATCCGGGAGCAGCAGTTCTCTCTGCCATGTTTGGTGCCACCGCCGCAACATTTGACACCCCGAAATTGTCAAGGCTACTGGGGTCTCTTCTTGGCCGAAAGAGCCGTTGTGGTGATATACCAATCCCACTTTGTCCCCATTGCCTCGGGTTTGTGTCGGGATCGGCCACTGGGGAATACAGTGACCCAGTCCGTTTCTTCATcgatcttcttctccagagCCAAAATAGAAGGGCTATTAAGCTTACGGCTGCAAATGCGCCAACAGATATACCCACGATAGCACCGGTAGACATATTCTTTTGACCGCTATGGCTTGTATCGTCGGTTGCGCCTACTCCGCCGCCTGTTCGGCCAACGCCCACGTTGGGAGGGACTGTAGATGTGGTTTCGGGCTCATTACCCAGGAATGGAGCGCCCACTGCGCTTGTAGTAGATAAAATAGCAGTAGACGAGCCTCTCCCGACTTCGTTCTCGGTATTAGGTGAAATGCTGTTGGTTGCTGTTCTCAGGGTCGTCGGTATTACAGGAACCACGACACCTACGCTTGACAGTTTTGACCCACGATCACCATCTGGACTCACTATATTCGGATCTGGTTGCTTCGACGGTGTTGGATCATCCCTCTGTGCTGTCGGGCTATTTCCGGTAGGGCTTGGCTTAGGTGCCAGGGGAatggttggtgtttggctGATTTGCGGCGGCTGATTCCTTGCAGGCGGTGATTCAATCCTCGTCGGCGTAGGTTGAGCTTCCGGTGCTGGTCTCTCCGTTCCTTGGacaacatcttggccagGTTTCTGGCCATCAGATGAGTCTTCGTCTTCTGGTGTGCTAATTTCAGTCGGCTGTAGCCTTTGAGGGGTGGTGTCGAGCCGAGGTTGGGACACTGATGGAGAAGTTTCTGTCACGGTATTCCTCGGCGTACTTTGCTGGCTTAGATGCGATGTTGATattgatggcgatggtgatgcgAGTGTCGGCAAACTAGACAGTGAACCTGGGGAAATGGGTTTGGGGGAGCTTGAGATCAAATGTAGTGATGAGGCAGTAGCGGAAGGGGTTGCGTTCACCGCAGACGACCtgggtgttgatgagttCGTCTGACTCGCCATTGTGGTTGAAGAAAAATGAGAAATATTCAAACTTTTCATCAATGGCCTTTCGTTTTCGGCAATTACAAAACTAGACGGAAGAAGACGAGAGTGGTCCGAATTTCTCGTCTCTGGCGCGGGTTGTGTGGGAGTCTTTGTAGTCGAGGAGTCCCGGAGGGTTTGAGGCCTGGGCGGACTATGTTCTGCTGAGGTATTGTAGTTTATAATCGTAAAACTTCCTGGTGAGACTGTCGGG
It contains:
- a CDS encoding sugar transporter (similar to Metarhizium robertsii ARSEF 23 XP_011410693.1), giving the protein MASQTNSSTPRSSAVNATPSATASSLHLISSSPKPISPGSLSSLPTLASPSPSISTSHLSQQSTPRNTVTETSPSVSQPRLDTTPQRLQPTEISTPEDEDSSDGQKPGQDVVQGTERPAPEAQPTPTRIESPPARNQPPQISQTPTIPLAPKPSPTGNSPTAQRDDPTPSKQPDPNIVSPDGDRGSKLSSVGVVVPVIPTTLRTATNSISPNTENEVGRGSSTAILSTTSAVGAPFLGNEPETTSTVPPNVGVGRTGGGVGATDDTSHSGQKNMSTGAIVGISVGAFAAVSLIALLFWLWRRRSMKKRTGSLYSPVADPDTNPRQWGQSGIGISPQRLFRPRRDPSSLDNFGVSNVAAVAPNMAERTAAPGLLGRGRINNQEYTEYAPLRYNGHSRDNSNTIGTNQPNFGLGQRQIEPSNPFSDRNAVDVAPQLPSLPATALVFDMPWGNQSKDSGNAGAADSRTSRGRSLSATVRASQYPSVPPAPSRPHSVHRESIQSVDSFTNKRNKFRSDPFDLEIESRLISGQSPIPEMPRRTAASSTYSAQPDSGPSSRYTSGVSVSGWSVIHAGGASSKAVQTQANNIISWDHPRSSEFSHPSGVPRPLGDKRQPGVVFGQAL